Proteins co-encoded in one Apteryx mantelli isolate bAptMan1 chromosome 4, bAptMan1.hap1, whole genome shotgun sequence genomic window:
- the CD151 gene encoding CD151 antigen codes for MREYTEKKETCGTICLKYLLFIFNFFFWLAGGAVMAVGTWTLAEKSDYISLLSSSTYSATAYILVVAGVVVMVTGILGCCATFKERRNLLRVYFILLLCIFLLEIIAGILAYIYYQQLSMELKQNLKNTMTQKYQKEGEESVTNAVDKLQQKFKCCGSNNYTDWTDSLWIRSPEANGRKVPDSCCKTITDLCGRRDHPSNIYKENGCITKLENFIQEHLKIIGAVGISIACVQIFGMIFTCCLYKSLKPEPY; via the exons ATGCGTGAATATACTGAAAAGAAGGAAACATGTGGGACCATCTGTCTCAAGTACCTGCTTTTCATCTTCAACTTCTTTTTCTGG CTGGCTGGCGGGGCTGTGATGGCAGTGGGCACCTGGACCCTGGCTGAGAAGAGTGACTACATCAGCCTGCTCTCCTCCAGCACGTATTCGGCGACTGCCTATATTCTGGTTGTGGCAGGAGTAGTTGTCATGGTTACTGGCATCCTTGGTTGCTGTGCCACCTTCAAAGAGCGTCGGAATTTGCTAAGAGTG TACTTCATATTGTTGCTGTGCATCTTCCTCCTTGAGATCATTGCTGGAATCCTGGCCTATATCTATTACCAGCAG CTAAGCATGGAGCTGAAGCAAAACTTGAAGAACACCATGACCCAGAAGTACcagaaagagggagaagagagtgTTACCAATGCCGTAGATAAACTGCAGCAGAAG TTCAAGTGCTGCGGGAGCAACAACTACACAGACTGGACTGACAGCCTGTGGATCAGATCTCCGGAGGCCAATGGACGGAAGGTCCCAGACAGCTGCTGTAAGACTATAACCGACCTATGTGGCCGAAGAGACCATCCTTCCAACATCTACAAGGAG AATGGCTGCATTACCAAGCTGGAAAACTTCATTCAAGAGCATCTGAAGATTATCGGGGCAGTGGGGATCAGCATTGCTTGTGTGCAG ATCTTTGGAATGATTTTCACCTGCTGCTTGTACAAGAGTTTAAAGCCGGAACCATATTAA